A single genomic interval of Oryza sativa Japonica Group chromosome 7, ASM3414082v1 harbors:
- the LOC4342990 gene encoding probable DNA primase large subunit has product MEIVRSHRQIAAEAAAGVGCGGGAGGLPTYRVAPQLEVRLEEFELFAIDRLRVLKGIADGLSRGKRPEEMEKLVKELWKAHMRHQDPTETLNKDIISHFVLRLVYCRTEELRKWFLSMETTLFRYRFRLESPESQRMLMSEFRLPYKALPHSEFEAVKDKLSQVARTIGQSAAVESVFFKVPFEEVPDLVASRRVFLSKGYAYVAMSQVVSLVVTQFRCNISKALVLTNRKWTATIKEQEKDRLTPIVEALSNAYFGPDYSQPKDAVEISLKDIDQLAKTSFPLCMRHMLEKLRENHHLKHGGRMQFGLFLKGAGLKLEDALAFWRAEFSQKVGSERFDKEYAYSIRHNYGKEGKRTDYTPYSCQKIISATPGVGDHHGCPYRHFGEDNLRAALNKMGISGHPLEEIMDKVKNRHYQLACTMTFEAEHGVSCDTGINHPNQYFSESQKVLKAKNQAVQSQGTT; this is encoded by the exons ATGGAGATCGTGAGATCCCACCGGCAgatcgcggcggaggcggcggccggcgtagGATGTGGCGGCGGGGCGGGAGGCCTGCCAACCTACCGGGTGGCGCCGCAGCTGGAGGTGCGGTTGGAAGAGTTTGAGCTCTTCGCCATCGACCGCCTCCGAG TATTGAAGGGGATCGCCGACGGGCTCTCGCGAGGGAAGAGACCGGAGGAAATGGAGAAATTG GTCAAGGAATTGTGGAAAGCCCATATGAGGCACCAGGATCCTACAGAGACTTTGAACAAGGACATAATATCTCACTTTGTTCTCCGTCTTGTCTACTGCAGAAC GGAGGAGCTGCGGAAGTGGTTTCTCTCCATGGAGACTACGCTTTTTCGCTATCGCTTTCGGCTCGAGAGTCCTGAATCACAG AGGATGCTTATGAGTGAGTTTCGACTTCCATACAAAGCATTGCCACACTCGGAATTTGAG GCTGTCAAAGACAAGTTGAGCCAAGTTGCACGCACCATTGGTCAATCTGCAGCTG TTGAATCTGTGTTCTTCAAG GTGCCTTTTGAAGAAGTTCCAGATCTTGTTGCCAGCCGCCGAGTATTTCTTTCAAAAGGATATGCTTATGTTGCGATGAGTCAG GTTGTTTCGCTTGTGGTTACCCAATTCCGCTGCAATATCTCGAAGGCACTTGTTTTAACAAATAG AAAATGGACGGCCACCATTAAGGAACAAGAAAAGGATAGGTTGACTCCT ATTGTCGAAGCATTGAGTAATGCATATTTTGGACCTGATTACTCTCAG CCAAAGGATGCTGTTGAGATTTCTCTGAAGGATATTGACCAACTGGCTAAAACTTCTTTCCCTCTTTGTATGCGCCACATGCTAGAGAAG TTGAGAGAAAACCATCATCTGAAGCATGGGGGCAGAATGCAGTTTGGTCTTTTCCTTAAG GGAGCTGGACTAAAGTTGGAAGATGCTCTAGCATTTTGGAGGGCAGAGTTTTCTCAGAAG GTTGGCTCTGAGCGATTTGACAAGGAATATGCCTACAGTATCAGGCATAATTATGGAAAGGAAGGAAAACGAACA GATTACACTCCGTATTCATGTCAAAAGATTATCTCTGCAACACCTGGTGTTGGTGATCACCATGGTTGCCCTTATCGACATTTTGG TGAAGACAACTTGAGAGCAGCTCTCAATAAAATGGGAATCAGTGGTCATCCATTAGAAGAGATAATGGATAAAGTGAAGAACAGGCACTACCAG CTAGCTTGCACGATGACTTTTGAGGCAGAACATGGTGTCTCATGTGATACTGGAATCAATCATCCTAATCAGTATTTCAGTGAAAGCCAGAAAGTCTTGAAAGCAAAG AATCAAGCAGTGCAGAGCCAAGGAACAACCTAA